ATAAACAATACGTTTCAGTTCTGCTTCGTCAGGTGTATCCCACAGTAGCAGGTGAACTCTATCATCAGGTCTAGCATCTCGCAGTAGCAAGTTATCCTCAGCCTTCATAGGCTTTCTCCAGCAGTGCCAAGGGTTCACCCCAACGCGGAATTACCTGAAAAGGAGGTACTGCCCGACGCTGTTCGATGATGCCGTAAGCTTCTAGGGTATTTAGCTGTTCTTGTAACGCCTCTGCTTTCACTCCCAGGACAGCAGCCAGCCCCATTTTGTCGTTCACTATAGACTGAGTAAGAACTGAACCCTCGCCTTTAAAGTCACGTTCCCATAACTTAGCCAAGAAATAACCTAATAAATAAGCATTAGGTAAACGGGCATATCCACTCACATATTCATTCTTTTCTTGAGTGATAAACTTGCAGGCTGCTAAAGCGCTAAACTCAGTATATGCTCTTAATATAAACTTAATTCTATCAGCAATTACTTTGCTTTCTTCTTCAAATATTGATGCACTATGATATAGCAATTCTTCCTTAGTAAATTTAGGATAATTAGGTACAAATGTATAGACAAAGTAAGTCCAAGCACCCCAATCAGTAGGGTTTTCTGGTGCTACTAAAAGACCGCGATCGCCAAAACTTAAATAAAAGTGCATTAACCAATCTGTAATACTCGACTCAAAGTTGGGATCTAGCCGTAAAACAATTTCCCCTTCTGGACTAGGACGATTATTTTTAACTAAACCCGCACGTACCGCCCAACTTTTTACCCTTCCTACCTTGGCATTACCTAAACTTGTTTTTTCCATCAAATTTGGCAAGCTATCATCTAAACCCTTCTCTTGAGCAGCAGCATGAAGTAATCTGCTTACTTCATCTTTTTTTAAAGCAAAAGAACCATTAAAATGCAATTGCAATTTAGCCATAACATCCTTTAAGAATAAAAAGAATTAATAAATTATATTTTTTCCAATATATTAATAAAAAAGTTTTGAGTTATATTTATAAACAAACATTATACCAAATTGATTAATATATTATTCAGTAAGGTTACTTATATAAAAGTATAATATAGAGAATTTTTCCCATTTTTAATTATGGAAGCCCCAATCGAAAGAATTAGGCTATCGCAAACAGCCAAAGACCAACTGTTAAAACTCCGCCGCAGTACCAAAATCGACCAATGGAATATTTTATGTCGCTGGGCTTTTTGTCGTTCCCTCGCTGAAGCTACTCCACCTTCCCCTGTTCCCATTCCTCAAGATAGCAATGTGGAAATGACATGGCGTGTCTTTGGCGGCGAAATCTCCGATATTCTCCTCCTCGCCCTCAAACAACGCTGTCACAATGACAAACTCCCCATAGATAAAGAAACCCTCGCTACCCAATTCCGCTTACATTTACATCGGGGTATTGGCTACCTAGCAGGCGACCCAAATATCAAGAAAATTGAAGATTTAATAGAAATTGCAATAAAAGATGGAAAGGATATTAGTTAACTGTTAACTGTTGACTGTTAACTGAATATTATGTCTGAAGCGTTAGAAATCGAGCGTCATCGAGCCGCGATCGCAAGAGCGGAAATCTCTCGTCCTGTAAGATTAGCTATAGAATGGGCAGTCCTTAACCCAGACAAGACATTTTTTGACTACGGTTGTGGTTACGGTGGTGATGTTCAGCGTGTGGCTAACCTTGGCTACAACAGCGCGGGTTGGGACCCTTATTACTACCCTAACGAACCAATTACCGCCGCCGATGTAGTTAATTTAGGTTACGTCCTCAACGTTATCGAAGACCAAGAAGAACGCCGTCAAAGTCTCATCCAAGCCTGGGAACTCACCCGTAATGTTTTAATTGTTGCAGCACAAGTATTAATTAACGCTTCTAGTAAAGCACAACTCGCTTATAGCGATGGTATTGTCACTAGCCGTAATACGTTTCAAAAATATTACGAACAAGCAGAACTAAAAAAATATATTGATGAAGTCCTAAATGTTGATGCGGTTCCCGTCGCCTTGGGGGTTTACTTCGTCTTCCGCGATGAAGCCGAAAAAGAAAGCTTCAAAGCTATTCGCTTCTTTTCTCGCACCGCTACACCGCGAGTCCGCATCCCGACAAAGCGGTTTGAAGACTATCAAGAACAACTTGCGCCTCTGATGGCATTTTTCACCAAGCGCGGTAGACTGCCAGTGAAAGGGGAATTAGCCAACGAACAAGAATTACTGAGCGAATTTGGTAATTTCCGCCGGGCTTTCGCTGTTGTCCTCCAAGCCACTGATGAAGCAGAATGGGATGCGATCGCCTATCGTCGTTCTTTAGATATCCAAGTTTACCTTGCTCTGACTCACTTTGATCAACGTCCCAGATTTTCCCAACTCGCACCAGAAATGCGCCATGATATCAAAGCTTTCTTTGGTAGTTACGAGGAAGCTTGCGAAGTCGCCGACCAAAAGTTATTTAGTTTAGGTAGACCAGGAGTTGTGCAAACAGCCTGCGACAAAAGCAAAGTTGGTAAACACACACGCGGCGCTTTATATGTCCATGTCTCTGCCTTAGTTGCCCTCGACCCATTGCTACGCATATATGAAGGTTGCGCCAGCCGTACCATTGGGCGTGTAGATGGAGCTACACTGATTAAATATTACATTGACCAACCGCAAATATCCTACCTATTTTATCCAGATTTCGACACTGACCCCCACCCTGCCCTCAAAGCTAGTATCACAATAGACTTAAAAACCCTGTATGTAACTCACCGCGATTACAGCAATCGCGCCAACCCACCCGTATTACACCGTAAAGAAACCTTCGTTACCAGTAACTACCCACTCTATGAACAATTTGCTAAACTCACTCAACAAGAACAGCAATTTGGGCTGCTGAAGCAAAAAAGCGAAATTGGTACTCGTGAAGGTTGGCAAAAATGTCTGGCTGCACATGGTGTAGAAATCAAAGGACATGAAGTGTATTTAATTGAGGAACAATCAGAATAAGTAGGTCGGCGTAAATAAATATTGTTGGGATAAGGCAGGGGGAGAAAGAGTTTGAGCCTTATTTACTTTTATCGAAACAAGCGGGTTTAAAACCTTGCCTTTTAAGGCGAAAATCTCTTGGAACAGGGTATAAATCCCAGAGCAAACGCACCTTAAACTGTGCTGCCGTTGTGAGTTGATTTAGCTATTGCTATCACTTTCATCATTTAATCTAAAACAATACTTAATTAAGAGCTAATGCTTTACGAGTAGCAGTGGCAATTGACAACAGCGATGCGCCACTGAAGATCAAACTAATCCCAACATACAATCCAATTAGCCAGAACGAGCTATTTGGCCAACTATACAAAATAAAAATTCCTAAAATCAGAGTAATTATGCCATCTACTAATACCAGCCAGGACAAATGACTACCAGTCCGAGCTTTAAAGCTGGCAATAATTTCCACAATTCCTTCTAATATAAAAATACTGGCTAAAACTAGTGTCAGAGTAACCGCTCCTGCTAAAAGATTACTTAGAAGAATCAAACCTGCAATCATGTAAACAATTCCTATCACAAGACTCAGCCAGAATCCCCGAATCGGTTTGGATTGAAACGATTTTACCAGCCGGACAATACCTGCAATCAGAAAGATCCATCCGAAGACTGAAACAGAAACAATTGTGGCGACGATGGGCATCAGTATAGCAATTATTCCCAAAACAATCAGCACAATGCTCAGAGCAATAATCCAGGTTGTGTTTTTGCGAGTGGTTGCTTGAGTTTCTGGCGAGGTATCGAGCATCATAAACTTTCTCCCCCAAGGTTTAGCTGCGCTAATAATTTATGATGTTTGCAATCCCTTCAACTAAAAGCCTGTACCCAAAGACAGAACCAATTGCGCGATCGCTGCTTGAAAAAATATATTGAAAATCAGCAACAACCAGAAGATTAAGAATTGTTCGTTTCCTCCATGTTTTCCTCCCTTGCATGTCGGCATTGGTCGCTTAACTGTCGTCAACACAAGCGCCATTCATCTCATCACTTCCGCGCTTCGCGGTAAGTGAGAGGCTTCTGTCAGTTCAAGCTAAAAACGGCCTCCTGCCTTCGTTAATTACATAGTTTGGTTTTATTGCACCGACTTACTTGGGTTAGTGATTCACCTTTTATACCTTAAGGAAAGTGGGAATTAGTTCAGTTCACCCATTCAGGTGAAGGCATAAAAATTTTTTAGAGGCTAAAATCAAATTTGCGCAATATATCATTTATTACTTGTTAAGTTATCAAATTTCTATAAATATTTACTTGCCCAGTTGTCAAACTCTTGATTTTTGGCTTCCCTGCTCAGAATCACACCACTTCCTGAACCAAGGTTAATAGGCTGCTACTTATGATTGTGTATATAGAAGTTCCAATTATTGGCAAACTTAAACATCCGACTCGTTGGCTGGCGGGATTAGTGGCTGCTGGTGTGTTAGTAGTTGGCACAACTACAACTTATAAGATTGTCCAGCAGGGAAGCAGCAAACAAGATATTACACAACTAACGGTTCCCGTAGAAACTCAGAACGTCACTATTAGAATTACGGCTAGTGGTAAAGTTGTGCCAGTTCAGAGTGTAAATATTAGTCCAAAAAATCCTGGTGTACTAGCGCAATTATACGTAGAGCAAGGCGATCGCGTCCAGCAAGGACAAATTATCGCTCGGATGGATGTGGGAGAAATTGAAGCCCAAATTGCTCAATATAGAGCTAATGTAGCCCAAGCCCAAGCCCAGTTAGATGAAGCTAAAGCAGGGAGCCGTCCTCAAGAAATTGCTCAAGCCAAGGCACGTTTAGCCCAAGCCCAAGCCCAATTAGCTGAATCTGTCGCTGGAAATCGTCCCCAAGAAATTGCCCAATCCCAAGCCAGAGTTGATGCAGCCCAAGCTAAGGTAAATTACACAAATGAACAGGTAAAACGTTATCAGTATCTTTACGAACAGGGCGCAGAGAAGAAACAATTATACGACCAAGCCGTGAGCGAAGATAGAAGTGC
Above is a genomic segment from Nostoc sp. MS1 containing:
- a CDS encoding DUF4007 family protein, with amino-acid sequence MAKLQLHFNGSFALKKDEVSRLLHAAAQEKGLDDSLPNLMEKTSLGNAKVGRVKSWAVRAGLVKNNRPSPEGEIVLRLDPNFESSITDWLMHFYLSFGDRGLLVAPENPTDWGAWTYFVYTFVPNYPKFTKEELLYHSASIFEEESKVIADRIKFILRAYTEFSALAACKFITQEKNEYVSGYARLPNAYLLGYFLAKLWERDFKGEGSVLTQSIVNDKMGLAAVLGVKAEALQEQLNTLEAYGIIEQRRAVPPFQVIPRWGEPLALLEKAYEG
- the dndE gene encoding DNA sulfur modification protein DndE; its protein translation is MEAPIERIRLSQTAKDQLLKLRRSTKIDQWNILCRWAFCRSLAEATPPSPVPIPQDSNVEMTWRVFGGEISDILLLALKQRCHNDKLPIDKETLATQFRLHLHRGIGYLAGDPNIKKIEDLIEIAIKDGKDIS
- a CDS encoding DNA phosphorothioation-associated putative methyltransferase gives rise to the protein MSEALEIERHRAAIARAEISRPVRLAIEWAVLNPDKTFFDYGCGYGGDVQRVANLGYNSAGWDPYYYPNEPITAADVVNLGYVLNVIEDQEERRQSLIQAWELTRNVLIVAAQVLINASSKAQLAYSDGIVTSRNTFQKYYEQAELKKYIDEVLNVDAVPVALGVYFVFRDEAEKESFKAIRFFSRTATPRVRIPTKRFEDYQEQLAPLMAFFTKRGRLPVKGELANEQELLSEFGNFRRAFAVVLQATDEAEWDAIAYRRSLDIQVYLALTHFDQRPRFSQLAPEMRHDIKAFFGSYEEACEVADQKLFSLGRPGVVQTACDKSKVGKHTRGALYVHVSALVALDPLLRIYEGCASRTIGRVDGATLIKYYIDQPQISYLFYPDFDTDPHPALKASITIDLKTLYVTHRDYSNRANPPVLHRKETFVTSNYPLYEQFAKLTQQEQQFGLLKQKSEIGTREGWQKCLAAHGVEIKGHEVYLIEEQSE
- a CDS encoding HdeD family acid-resistance protein, which produces MMLDTSPETQATTRKNTTWIIALSIVLIVLGIIAILMPIVATIVSVSVFGWIFLIAGIVRLVKSFQSKPIRGFWLSLVIGIVYMIAGLILLSNLLAGAVTLTLVLASIFILEGIVEIIASFKARTGSHLSWLVLVDGIITLILGIFILYSWPNSSFWLIGLYVGISLIFSGASLLSIATATRKALALN